The following proteins are co-located in the Trichormus variabilis 0441 genome:
- a CDS encoding glycoside hydrolase 100 family protein, producing the protein MQKLNGLLTNDIIEESAWEALEKSILYYKGRPVGTVAAFDASVEALNYDQCFVRDFVSSALIFLIKGKTDIVRNFLEETLKLQPKDRQLDAYKPGRGLIPASFKVVSDNGEEYLEADFGEHAIARVTPVDSCLWWILLLRAYVVATKDFSLAYQPEFQTGIRLIMEICLANRFDMYPTLLVPDGACMIDRRLGIYGHPLELQVLFYAALRAAREMLICQGNQDVVEAIDNRLPLLCAHIRQHYWIDINRLNAIYRFKSEEYGKAAVNLFNIYVDSIPYYELDKWLPKKGGYLAGNVGPSQLDTRFFALGNLMAIISDLATEEQSQAIMTLIEDRWEDLVGDMPMKICYPALEDEEYRIVTGCDPKNIPWSYHNAGSWPVLMWMLAAASVKAGKPYIAGKAIEIAQARLLEDEWPEYYDGKKGRLIGKQARKYQTWTIAGFLLAAELMENPSHLSLISFDKLPSELVSRACEFEIGSVDTSISL; encoded by the coding sequence ATGCAGAAGCTAAACGGACTGCTAACAAATGACATTATAGAAGAATCAGCATGGGAAGCTCTAGAAAAGTCAATTTTATATTATAAAGGTCGTCCAGTAGGGACGGTTGCAGCCTTTGATGCTTCTGTAGAAGCATTAAATTACGACCAATGTTTTGTGAGAGATTTTGTTTCATCAGCATTAATTTTTTTGATTAAGGGTAAAACAGATATTGTCCGCAACTTTCTAGAAGAAACATTAAAATTACAGCCTAAAGATAGACAGTTAGATGCTTATAAGCCGGGGCGGGGATTAATTCCAGCCAGCTTTAAAGTAGTCTCAGATAATGGTGAAGAATATTTAGAAGCGGATTTTGGTGAACACGCGATCGCACGCGTTACACCAGTTGATTCTTGTTTATGGTGGATTCTTTTATTGCGTGCTTATGTAGTAGCCACCAAAGATTTTTCTCTAGCATATCAGCCAGAATTCCAAACAGGTATTCGGCTAATTATGGAAATATGCTTGGCAAATCGTTTTGATATGTATCCAACATTATTGGTTCCTGATGGTGCCTGCATGATTGACCGCCGATTAGGTATTTATGGTCATCCTTTGGAACTACAAGTTTTATTTTATGCGGCGTTACGTGCAGCCCGTGAAATGTTAATTTGTCAAGGAAATCAAGATGTTGTGGAAGCAATTGATAACCGCCTACCGCTTTTGTGCGCCCACATCCGCCAACATTATTGGATAGATATTAATCGCTTAAATGCAATTTATCGCTTCAAGAGTGAAGAATACGGTAAAGCAGCCGTCAACTTATTTAACATTTATGTAGACTCTATTCCCTATTACGAATTAGATAAATGGTTGCCTAAAAAAGGTGGTTATTTAGCTGGTAATGTTGGCCCTTCCCAGTTGGATACTCGCTTTTTTGCCCTGGGTAATTTGATGGCGATTATTTCTGACTTAGCCACAGAGGAACAGTCACAAGCTATTATGACTCTCATCGAAGATAGATGGGAAGATTTGGTAGGAGATATGCCAATGAAAATCTGCTACCCAGCTTTAGAAGATGAAGAATATAGAATTGTCACAGGGTGCGACCCGAAAAATATACCTTGGTCGTATCATAATGCAGGAAGTTGGCCAGTTTTGATGTGGATGCTAGCAGCAGCATCTGTAAAAGCTGGGAAACCTTATATAGCAGGTAAAGCCATTGAAATTGCTCAAGCACGCCTTTTAGAAGATGAGTGGCCAGAGTATTACGATGGCAAAAAAGGACGACTCATCGGTAAACAAGCCAGAAAATATCAAACCTGGACAATAGCTGGCTTTTTATTAGCGGCGGAATTGATGGAAAATCCTTCTCATTTATCATTAATTAGCTTTGATAAACTACCATCAGAATTGGTTTCCAGGGCGTGTGAGTTTGAAATTGGCAGTGTAGATACTTCTATCTCTCTATAA